From one Lycium ferocissimum isolate CSIRO_LF1 chromosome 5, AGI_CSIRO_Lferr_CH_V1, whole genome shotgun sequence genomic stretch:
- the LOC132058131 gene encoding embryo-specific protein ATS3B-like, translated as MSPTMIRRPAILVLFITVASITTGARASRSIVFHPQPVSSLDIINTTLNQNARCSFTVSIRTSCSSPTQTRDQISLAFGDAYGNQVYAPRIDDPASRAFERCSKDTYTVYGPCTYQICYVYLYRSGYDGWVPTDVTIYGYNSKAVTFIYNVNIPRDTWYGHNYCRSRAVKSVGNLGWSLLSIGSTLLYAIAGLFRG; from the exons ATGTCACCAACCATGATCAGACGACCAGCGATTCTCGTTCTCTTTATCACCGTCGCTTCCATAACTACCGGGGCCCGAGCATCAAGATCCATCGTGTTCCACCCCCAGCCTGTTTCGTCCCTCGATATAATCAATACCACTCTAAACCAG AATGCACGCTGTTCATTTACGGTGAGCATAAGGACAAGCTGCTCTTCACCAACACAAACTAGAGATCAGATTAGTCTAGCATTTGGCGATGCATATGGCAATCAG GTTTATGCACCAAGGATAGATGACCCAGCAAGCAGGGCTTTTGAGCGGTGTTCAAAGGATACATATACAGTATACGGTCCATGCACCTATCAGATCTGTTACGTGTATCTCTACAGGAGTGGATACGATGGGTGGGTACCTACTGATGTTACCATATACGGCTACAACTCCAAAGCTGTTACCTTCATCTACAATGTTAATATCCCTAGAGACACATGGTACGGCCATAATTACTGTCGTTCACGGGCTGTAAAATCTGTAGGAAACTTGGGCTGGAGTTTGCTTTCTATTGGTTCCACTCTGTTGTATGCAATTGCTGGCCTGTTCCGTGGTTAG
- the LOC132055656 gene encoding uncharacterized protein LOC132055656, with product MASASKKWARDVYFVASRLYFLVIIFQVPLFRFPCRIGKCTTPIEVSLSLLYANGVIPGGMVKAMLYPGAITKAIYKNNVVPSYGKLLEAYKFTNMKESPATHDLQNLEVIVGSYLSVAGALLGLLKSGRFSLIGILLITWGLDKQVLFRNSTSVVIYPTMLIALLSAFFSIRADVTKLIRFSKPKASYRNIEKQNITRVRYAS from the exons ATGGCGTCTGCGTCAAAGAAATGGGCACGAGACGTCTATTTCGTTGCGTCTCGGCTATACTTCCTTGTAATAATATTCCAAGTCCCACTTTTCAG ATTCCCATGTAGAATTGGTAAATGTACCACACCTATTGAGGTATCACTGTCTCTGTTATACGCAAATGGAGTAATTCCAGGAGGTATGGTAAAAGCCATGCTTTACCCTGGAGCAATAACAAAGGCCATTTATAAAAACAATGTTGTCCCAAGCTATGGGAAGCTTCTAGAAGCCTACAAATTCACCAACATGAAGGAATCTCCTGCAACACATGATCTCCAGAACCTAGAG GTTATAGTAGGAAGTTACTTGTCAGTGGCAGGAGCGCTATTGGGTCTATTGAAATCAGGGAGATTTAGTCTTATTGGAATCCTTCTCATCACTTGGGGTCTTGACAAGCAAGTCCTTTTTAGGAATTCCACAAGTGTAGTCATATACCCAACTATGCTTATTGCTTTGCTTTCTGCCTTCTTTTCTATCAGAGCAGATGTCACAAAGCTGATACGTTTCTCCAAACCTAAGGCCTCTTATAGAAATATAGAAAAGCAAAATATAACTAGAGTTAGATATGCTAGCTGA
- the LOC132055655 gene encoding uncharacterized protein LOC132055655 codes for MMMSFNPLNYNSTWTLALMSSHHSHSRTRKSPALATPPSSIISQTEENRNLANSKENTPLDTASNSRDSAVLLTQENTVGIIGGLSIGTTLNFVSKLVTWSSKDGGDGLPFVLCSDPVLNKELSIHERGSSYLRACKNENVLKDHAPIVENLRHKRIFLEKSGARCIVMPCHISHSWHDKVAQGSSVPVLHMGECVAKELKEANLRPLEAGSTLRIGVLASDATLSAGVYQEKLQNEGFEVVLPDKATMEHTVIPAVEALSRKDIEGAQNLFRIALQVLLVRAVNTIIIASDDMRDLLPPDDPLLKKCFDPMDALARSTVEFVQSVERNA; via the exons ATGATGATGTCTTTCAACCCATTGAATTATAATTCAACATGGACATTAGCTCTTATGAGCAGCCACCATAGCCATAGCAGAACAAGAAAAAGTCCAGCTCTGGCTACACCTCCTTCATCTATCATCTCACAAACTGAAGAAAACAGAAATCTAGCTAACTCAAAGGAAAATACACCTTTAGATACAGCTTCAAACAGTCGCGATTCTGCTGTTTTACTCACCCAAGAAAATACAGTAGGGATCATTGGGGGGCTATCCATTGGAACCACTCTCAATTTTGTGAGCAAACTTGTCACGTGGAGTTCCAAAGATGGAGGAGATGGCCTTCCTTTTGTTCTCTGTTCCGATCCGGTTCTTAACAAAGAGCTTTCAATCCATGAAAGGGGTTCTAGTTATTTGCGCGCCTGTAAAAATGAAAACGTACTTAAAGATCATGCTCCGATTGTTGAAAATCTAAGGCACAAAAGGATCTTTCTTGAGAAATCTGGAGCTCGATGCATTGTCATGCCCTGTCACATATCACATTCTTGGCATGATAAGGTTGCACAAGGGTCTTCAGTTCCTGTCCTTCATATGGGTGAGTGCGTGGCCAAAGAGCTCAAGGAAGCAAATTTGCGACCCCTAGAAGCTGGGAGTACTCTGCGAATTGGAGTTTTGGCTTCAGATGCAACTTTGAGTGCTGGAGTTTATCAGGAGAAACTTCAAAATGAG GGTTTTGAAGTTGTGCTGCCAGATAAGGCGACTATGGAACACACAGTAATCCCTGCGGTGGAAGCCTTAAGCAGGAAGGACATTGAAGGGGCACAGAATTTGTTCAGAATCGCGCTACAAGTTCTTCTAGTGAGGGCAGTTAACACTATCATAATTGCCTCAGATGACATGCGTGATCTGTTACCTCCGGATGATCCTCTTCTGAAGAAATGTTTCGACCCAATGGATGCCTTGGCTAGGTCAACTGTGGAATTTGTTCAATCAGTTGAAAGAAATGCATAG
- the LOC132058132 gene encoding uncharacterized protein LOC132058132: MQLIVSLISFLLLIQVKIVRGSQENVTNGSSRSSSLWLKRVVKNPRAIGCWNRPWICNEAQFPPNITKLCCRNRCVDVTSDVNNCGLCGIRCPFTWQCCRGICINTNMNPFHCGSCDHRCQFPSLCYNGMCGYAQPLPPWPFPPRPPKPPRPPHPFPPKPPRPPHPLPPWPPHPFPPKPPRPPHPFPPKPPRPPHPPFPWPPHPFPPRSPRPPCPPPHGSSVDNEAFF, from the coding sequence ATGCAGTTAATAGTTTCCTTGATCTCATTTTTGCTACttatacaagtaaaaatagTTCGAGGGTCTCAAGAAAATGTCACAAATGGCTCGTCCAGATCTTCTTCGTTATGGCTTAAAAGAGTGGTGAAGAACCCACGAGCCATTGGGTGCTGGAATAGGCCCTGGATTTGCAATGAAGCGCAGTTTCCTCCAAATATAACGAAGCTTTGTTGCAGGAATCGTTGTGTTGATGTAACCTCTGATGTGAATAACTGTGGGCTATGTGGAATAAGATGTCCCTTTACATGGCAATGCTGCCGAGGAATTTGCATCAACACTAATATGAACCCTTTCCATTGTGGAAGCTGTGACCATAGATGCCAGTTTCCAAGCCTTTGTTATAATGGAATGTGTGGCTATGCTCAACCACTGCCGCCCTGGCCGTTCCCTCCTCGGCCTCCCAAGCCGCCTCGACCACCACATCCATTCCCGCCAAAGCCGCCTCGCCCACCACATCCGCTCCCCCCTTGGCCACCACATCCTTTTCCACCAAAGCCGCCTCGGCCACCACATCCGTTCCCACCAAAACCGCCTCGCCCGCCACATCCACCCTTTCCGTGGCCACCACATCCGTTCCCACCAAGGTCTCCTCGGCCACCATGCCCACCCCCGCATGGCTCTAGTGTTGACAATGAAGCCTTTTTTTAA